In Streptomyces sclerotialus, the DNA window CGACGTACCCGATCCGCGCGTCGAGGCCGGGCAGCTCGGAGCGGGCGATGCTGGACACCTCCTCCGCCAGGCTGCGCGAAGCGGCGGTGGGGGCGCCGGGAACGGCCAGGACGAGCGCGGGCGCGCCCTCGGGCGCGACGACCGGCTCAGGGCGGCGGTGGCGTCCGGACTGACGCGGACGCGGCATTCGTACAGGCAGGCCGGGTGCGGGCCCAGTGGGGGAACTCATGGCGCCGCATGCTAACGCCTCTTCGGCACCCGGTGCCGAGGGAGGGCACAGTCGGGTGGTTTGTGTACCGATTCGTCCCGCGCGTCTCCCTCCGGACATCCCGCGACACGCCGTGTGATCTGCGCGGATTTCTCGTTCGAGTGAGCACGGAAGGAGCGGCGGCAGAGATTCCGCTTGGGGGACGGTGGGGCGGAAGTGGTGGTCGAGGTGGGCGCGAAGGAGCGATTTTTCGTGTGCGCTTGTGAATCTTGCTGGGGGCCGACTCAGGGGCGGCCGTGCTGGGCCGGAGCCGGCGGAGGCCAGCCGTCCTCGGGACGCCGCCGGTCCACGACATGCAGGAGATGCTCGTCGGTGGGCAGCCGCAGTGCGTCCCGTGCCAGGGCCGACGCGATGAGCAGCGCGCCGTCCAGCGGGTCGCCGGCCGCAGCGGCGAGACGTACGCCGGGCAGCCGCACCGCGAGCGCCGACCGCAGCGGCTCCAGCAACGGCTCGCCCATCCTGAACAGCCCGCCGGTGCAGGCGATCTCCGGACGGGCGGGCCCGGCGGCCGGCGGGCAGACCGCGGCCGCGGTGTCGGCGATGTGGTGGGCGGCCTCGTCGAGGATCGCGGCGGCGAACTTGTCCTCGGCGGCGCACCGCGCCACCTCGGGGGCGAAGGAGGCCAGCACGGCGGGCCGGTCGGTGCGCGGGTAGAGCTTGCCGGGCAGGCCGGTGACCGGGCCGAACACCGCTTCCGCGCGGGCCAGCAGGGCCGCCGAACCGCCCGGCCGGCCGTCGTGCGCACGCATCGCCGCCGCCAGCCCGGCCCGGCCGATCCAGGCACCGCTGCCGCAGTCGCCCAGGAGGTGGCCCCAGCCGTCGGCCCGGCGCCAGCCGGTCGCCGCGGTGAGGTCGGTACCCATCGCGATCATGCCCGTACCGGCCGCGACGACGGCTCCGGGGCGCTGGCCGAGCGCGCCGGCGTACGCGGTGACCGCGTCGGCCGCGAGCGCCAGCCGGGCCGTGCCGAGCGAGCGGAACAGCGCGGTGGGCAGCGTCGCGCGCAGGCCGTCGCCGAGCGTGGCCATACCGGCCGCGCCCACGCACACCGCCACGCAGCGGCCGTGACCGCTCGTCCCATGCGCTCCCTGTGCCCCACCCGTCGTGCCTGCCTCGCCTGTCGCGCCGGTCTCACCCGTCGCTCCTGCCTCGCGCAGCAACGATTCGGCGGCCGGCAGGACCCGGGCGAGGAGATCGTCGGCGTCGATGCCGCCCGGGCCCGTACGCACCGGTTCCGGGATGACGACCGTACCCAGCCGCCGCACGGGCACCGGCTCCGCCGCCGGGAGCCGGCCCGCGGCCGAGGTGGCGGCCGGGGCGCGCGTGCCGTCGGCGCGGGCGACCGCGATCCGCAGGCCCGAGCCGCCGGAGTCGACGCCGAGCACCAGTCCCGGTGCCGAGGGCTCACCCAAAGCCGCGGGCGTCCTGCTTGAGGGCGGTGTCGACGGTCAGCGCCGTCGCGACCACCAGGCTCAGCAGCGGGTCGGGCAGCTGCTGGTGGATCTGCAGGACGTAGTTGTCCGCCGTGGTGAACATCGTCTTGGCCAGGCCCTCCCAGGTCTTGGTGATCCGGGCGATCTCCTGGTCGGCGTGGTCGACGATGGCGAAGTTCCAGGCCCGCCAGTTCTCCGCCTTGATGGCGCCGATCTGCTGGCCGTTGACCACCATGGCGAAGTTGATCTTCCCGATGGCGTTCTGCTGCACGATCTCGCCGACCGGCTGCCCGTCCGGGCGCTCCACCAGCACCTTGGACTTGATGAACTTCGCCGGCCGGGTCAGCACCAGCTGCGGCTGACCGTACGCGTCGCGGATCTCCAGCTTGTGGGTCATGTACTGGTCGAGGCTGGAGACCAGGCGCAGCACCTTCTTGGCGGTGCTCTGGCCGATCTGGACGACCGAGCCGACGGTGTTGCCGTTCTGATCGAAGACGCTGTACTCGTTCGTCATCTCGATCAGCTTGGCCTTCTGGTTCACGACCAGAACCGGCTCGGTGAACAGCGAACCGCCGCCCGGGCCGGCCGGCGCGACCCCCGCCTGCTGCTGCACCTGGCGCTGCACCTGCGCCGGGTCGGCGGCGCCGGGGCCCGGCCCCTGCTGCGGGTGGCCGTACCCCTGCGGTACCGGCTGCCCCATCTGCGGCTGTCCCATCTGCGGTGGGGCCTGCGGGTGCGGCTGCGGCTGGGCGTACGGCTGCTGCGGGGCGCCCTGCCCGTACGGCTGCGCCTGCGGCATCGGCTGCGCGCCGGGCTGGGGGCCC includes these proteins:
- a CDS encoding N-acetylglucosamine kinase, which produces MGEPSAPGLVLGVDSGGSGLRIAVARADGTRAPAATSAAGRLPAAEPVPVRRLGTVVIPEPVRTGPGGIDADDLLARVLPAAESLLREAGATGETGATGEAGTTGGAQGAHGTSGHGRCVAVCVGAAGMATLGDGLRATLPTALFRSLGTARLALAADAVTAYAGALGQRPGAVVAAGTGMIAMGTDLTAATGWRRADGWGHLLGDCGSGAWIGRAGLAAAMRAHDGRPGGSAALLARAEAVFGPVTGLPGKLYPRTDRPAVLASFAPEVARCAAEDKFAAAILDEAAHHIADTAAAVCPPAAGPARPEIACTGGLFRMGEPLLEPLRSALAVRLPGVRLAAAAGDPLDGALLIASALARDALRLPTDEHLLHVVDRRRPEDGWPPPAPAQHGRP
- a CDS encoding LURP-one-related/scramblase family protein, with the protein product MPQAQPYGQGAPQQPYAQPQPHPQAPPQMGQPQMGQPVPQGYGHPQQGPGPGAADPAQVQRQVQQQAGVAPAGPGGGSLFTEPVLVVNQKAKLIEMTNEYSVFDQNGNTVGSVVQIGQSTAKKVLRLVSSLDQYMTHKLEIRDAYGQPQLVLTRPAKFIKSKVLVERPDGQPVGEIVQQNAIGKINFAMVVNGQQIGAIKAENWRAWNFAIVDHADQEIARITKTWEGLAKTMFTTADNYVLQIHQQLPDPLLSLVVATALTVDTALKQDARGFG